The following are from one region of the Anabas testudineus chromosome 2, fAnaTes1.2, whole genome shotgun sequence genome:
- the LOC113164199 gene encoding uncharacterized protein LOC113164199, translating into MRSNRLTIVHLSVLVTLVLTPDADAEDLNCETEIKVRRNTVYEAVVGQELRINCTVVFCNNSQTVSWYKFEKTPVPVNISSGSHIKTDWITLKHFEGISSLIFKNISSSDTGLYLCQSGGSVSHTINVSVHDHVEPALKPENVAQDSLWHYVYSAAGVIVFVIIVTSISIALMKACEGVHCAGGSRTTTDPNPEACDHEAAIYENDM; encoded by the exons ATGAGATCTAACCGTCTGACCATCGTTCATTTGTCCGTCTTGGTGACACTCGTCCTCACTCCGGATGCTGATG CTGAAGATTTAAATtgtgaaacagaaatcaaaGTTCGTCGCAACACAGTTTACGAAGCCGTCGTTGGACAAGAACTCAGGATTAACTGCACAGTTGTTTTCTGCAACAATTCACAAACAGTCTCCTGGTATAAATTTGAGAAGACTCCTGTTCCTGTCAACATCAGCAGTGGGAGCCACATTAAAACAGACTGGATAAcgttaaaacattttgaagggATTTCATCATtgattttcaaaaacatttccaGTAGTGACACAGGACTGTATCTTTGTCAGAGTGGAGGCAGTGTGAGTCACACCATCAACGTCTCTGTTCATG ATCATGTTGAGCCAGCTCTGAAACCAG AGAACGTGGCTCAGGACTCGTTGTGGCATTATGTGTACAGTGCTGCTGGagtcattgtgtttgtgatCATAGTGACATCGATATCTATTGCACTAATGAAAGCATGTGAAG GTGTCCACTGTGCAGGAGGATCCAGAACCACAACAGATCCGAACCCTGAAGCTTGTGACCACGAAGCAGCCATTTATGAGAATGACATGTGA